Proteins encoded together in one Bradyrhizobium sp. PSBB068 window:
- a CDS encoding GntR family transcriptional regulator: MKDVFSTLDHTSLYETVYSQIALALIEGQLQPDDKVRIRALADQLGVSVTPVRDALLRLVKQGALEMRGLKDIRVPRMRIDQLQEVRLIRLRIEGLAAQLAASRIDRTSEVLLTRILEENETARTNGDRVAAVKLNRLFHAEIAKIAGMPTLQELIENMWLRMGPLIAAVYNAGGRAMISYHYEILEALRKRDPVAAEAAIQADINATAEILLSSGLLLDGPSSEVLTDGLPNAMQ, encoded by the coding sequence GTGAAAGACGTATTCTCGACGCTTGATCACACCAGCCTCTACGAGACGGTGTATTCGCAGATCGCGTTGGCTCTGATCGAGGGACAACTCCAGCCCGACGACAAGGTGAGAATCAGGGCCCTCGCCGACCAACTCGGTGTGAGCGTCACACCCGTCCGGGACGCTTTGCTCCGGCTCGTGAAGCAAGGCGCACTCGAAATGCGCGGCCTGAAGGATATCCGCGTTCCGCGAATGCGCATCGATCAGCTTCAGGAAGTGCGCCTCATTCGCCTGCGCATCGAGGGGCTGGCGGCCCAACTCGCGGCCAGCAGGATCGACCGGACCTCCGAAGTTTTACTGACCCGCATCCTTGAAGAGAACGAAACGGCGCGCACGAACGGCGACAGGGTTGCTGCCGTGAAGCTCAACCGGCTTTTCCACGCGGAAATCGCGAAGATCGCGGGAATGCCAACGCTGCAGGAATTGATCGAGAATATGTGGCTTCGCATGGGTCCGTTGATCGCCGCGGTTTACAATGCAGGCGGCCGGGCAATGATCTCGTATCACTACGAAATTCTGGAGGCTTTGCGGAAACGCGATCCGGTGGCGGCGGAAGCCGCCATACAGGCCGACATCAATGCGACGGCGGAAATCCTTTTGAGCTCGGGGCTTTTGCTGGACGGGCCGTCTTCCGAAGTATTGACCGACGGGCTTCCCAACGCGATGCAGTAG
- a CDS encoding DUF2312 domain-containing protein — MSDITIPGGKIRSFVERIENLDTEIQELSEQKKEVFSEAKGDGFDVKILKEIIKLRKQDQDERDERESLLDLYMRAMETAPAEDKTAKAA; from the coding sequence ATGTCCGACATCACCATTCCCGGCGGAAAAATTCGTTCCTTCGTCGAGCGGATCGAGAACCTGGACACCGAGATCCAGGAACTCAGCGAGCAGAAGAAGGAAGTCTTCTCGGAAGCGAAGGGCGACGGCTTCGACGTCAAGATCCTCAAGGAGATCATCAAGCTACGCAAGCAGGACCAGGACGAGCGCGACGAGCGCGAAAGCCTGCTCGATCTCTATATGCGCGCGATGGAAACCGCGCCGGCAGAGGACAAGACCGCGAAAGCGGCGTGA
- a CDS encoding DedA family protein translates to MRLFSTNRDVWRRRAEAFSGSRTGLVLLALIAFADSSVLPVLPDLLLVPMLLIRPERSLLLCTVCVVASSAGALVGYGIGYFAWTAVGQTLVEIYGQADNFRRYQNLVEDWGVWIIIAKSFTPIPFKFIAIAAGVASMNLWTFTVAAVLGRLLHFAIVAALVRLLGSRLLQLIERYHRWFVALGLLSAALLGIAWSLR, encoded by the coding sequence ATGCGTCTGTTTTCCACGAACCGCGACGTCTGGCGACGCCGCGCTGAAGCGTTCTCAGGCAGTCGGACCGGCCTCGTACTGCTCGCGCTGATCGCGTTTGCGGACAGTTCGGTTCTACCTGTCTTGCCCGACCTGCTCCTCGTCCCGATGCTGCTCATACGTCCGGAGCGGAGTTTGCTCCTGTGCACCGTCTGTGTCGTGGCGTCATCGGCCGGAGCCCTGGTCGGCTATGGGATCGGATATTTTGCCTGGACGGCGGTCGGACAGACGCTGGTCGAGATCTACGGCCAGGCCGACAACTTTCGGCGCTACCAGAACCTCGTTGAAGACTGGGGAGTCTGGATCATCATCGCCAAGAGCTTCACTCCGATTCCGTTCAAGTTCATCGCCATTGCCGCAGGCGTGGCGTCGATGAACCTCTGGACCTTCACGGTCGCGGCCGTGCTCGGCCGCCTGCTGCATTTTGCGATCGTTGCCGCCCTGGTCCGGCTTTTGGGATCGCGATTACTGCAATTGATCGAGAGATACCACCGATGGTTCGTCGCCCTCGGGCTTCTCTCCGCCGCCCTCCTCGGCATCGCCTGGTCGCTCCGCTGA
- a CDS encoding metallophosphoesterase, translated as MPQLIFGLTSLLILARFIWPLDWPLPAKIVAALLVLVALQFHRWNRLSSGSEFSPEFPRPVVALFNWAFGAVMLLALLQLALDAGLIVAAVIHGGFVGAPDGVRYALAGVAAAAAAIGVHQAMRIPPLKDVEVAIRGLPPEFDGYTILQLTDLHISRLFPASWAREVVARSNKLDVDLIAITGDLIDGSIDARRNDIAPLQDLMAADGVYVISGNHEYIFGYDAWMAHYAALGLRSLENSRITLERGGGRLVIAGITDRASRRRKHPVRDLAAVLAGSPEGAPVILLDHQPSDARNAARLGVALQLSGHTHGGLIIGIDRLAAPANAGFVSGRYDVDGMTLYVNNGTALWPGFAVRLGRPSELTRITLRVADDA; from the coding sequence ATTCCCCAACTCATTTTCGGCCTGACCAGCCTCTTGATCCTGGCCCGTTTCATCTGGCCGCTCGACTGGCCGCTGCCGGCTAAGATCGTCGCAGCCTTGCTCGTGCTGGTCGCCCTGCAGTTTCACCGCTGGAACAGGCTGTCGTCGGGATCGGAATTCTCGCCGGAGTTTCCGCGTCCGGTGGTCGCGCTGTTCAACTGGGCGTTCGGTGCGGTGATGCTGCTGGCGCTGCTGCAGCTGGCGCTCGATGCTGGATTGATCGTCGCCGCGGTGATCCATGGCGGCTTTGTGGGGGCGCCGGACGGCGTCCGCTACGCGCTTGCCGGCGTGGCGGCCGCAGCCGCCGCGATCGGCGTCCATCAGGCGATGCGCATTCCGCCATTGAAGGATGTCGAGGTCGCGATCCGCGGACTGCCGCCAGAGTTCGACGGCTACACCATCCTGCAACTGACCGACCTGCACATCAGCCGGCTGTTTCCCGCGTCATGGGCGCGCGAGGTGGTCGCGCGATCGAACAAGCTCGACGTCGACCTGATTGCGATCACCGGCGACCTGATCGACGGCAGCATTGACGCGCGGCGCAACGACATCGCGCCGCTGCAGGACCTCATGGCCGCCGACGGTGTCTACGTGATCTCGGGCAATCACGAATATATCTTCGGCTATGACGCCTGGATGGCGCACTACGCCGCACTCGGCCTGCGCTCGCTCGAGAACAGCCGCATCACGCTCGAACGCGGCGGCGGCCGCCTGGTGATCGCGGGCATTACCGACCGTGCGTCGCGCCGCAGGAAGCATCCGGTCCGCGATCTTGCCGCGGTGCTCGCCGGCTCGCCTGAGGGCGCGCCCGTCATCCTGCTCGATCACCAGCCGAGCGATGCCCGCAACGCAGCTCGGCTCGGCGTCGCCCTGCAACTCTCCGGGCACACCCATGGCGGATTGATCATCGGCATCGACCGGCTGGCCGCGCCCGCCAATGCCGGATTCGTCTCGGGCCGCTACGACGTCGACGGCATGACGCTCTACGTCAACAACGGCACCGCGCTCTGGCCGGGCTTCGCCGTGCGGCTCGGCCGGCCGTCCGAATTGACGCGGATCACGTTGCGGGTGGCTGATGATGCCTGA
- a CDS encoding undecaprenyl-diphosphate phosphatase yields the protein MASTCTQGIDTGFVALGYGKVAALGVLQGITELLPISSTAHMRLVPAVLGWPDPGSAFSAAMQLAAVAAVVSYFWRDVRALATNSVAAMARGQFQDRWFRLALWIVLATIPIAVAGLLASGLLNACNSPLRSVVVIGWACVAMALLLGAAEIHARHRRTIGEAGFFDAMLVGLAQVGALIPGVSRSGSTLTAALALGFKRDEAARFSFLLGLPAITLAGLKELWELYHLHLDLHAWSVLIVGLAVASVSAFVGIWSLMRVLERFSSWPFVIYRFVLGLVILAGAAAGVL from the coding sequence ATGGCTAGCACCTGCACGCAAGGAATCGACACGGGCTTCGTCGCGCTCGGCTATGGAAAGGTTGCCGCGCTCGGGGTCCTGCAAGGAATAACCGAGCTGCTGCCGATCTCGTCCACGGCGCACATGCGGCTGGTGCCGGCCGTTCTGGGTTGGCCGGATCCGGGATCGGCGTTCTCTGCGGCCATGCAGCTTGCCGCGGTTGCAGCCGTCGTCAGCTATTTTTGGCGGGACGTGCGCGCCCTTGCGACCAACTCCGTTGCCGCAATGGCGCGGGGACAATTCCAGGACCGCTGGTTTCGTCTCGCACTGTGGATCGTTCTGGCAACGATCCCGATCGCCGTCGCGGGATTGCTGGCGTCCGGGCTCCTGAACGCCTGCAATTCGCCGCTTCGCAGCGTCGTGGTGATCGGTTGGGCCTGCGTTGCGATGGCGCTGCTGCTCGGTGCGGCGGAGATCCATGCCAGGCATCGGCGGACGATCGGCGAAGCCGGCTTTTTCGATGCGATGCTGGTGGGACTGGCTCAGGTGGGCGCTCTGATCCCCGGCGTCTCGCGTTCGGGTTCAACCCTGACGGCGGCGCTTGCGCTCGGCTTCAAACGGGACGAGGCCGCGCGCTTCTCGTTTCTGCTGGGTTTGCCTGCGATCACCCTGGCCGGCCTCAAGGAATTGTGGGAGCTGTACCATCTTCATCTCGACCTTCATGCCTGGTCGGTTCTGATTGTCGGCCTCGCGGTTGCCTCCGTCTCGGCATTCGTCGGGATCTGGAGCCTGATGCGCGTGCTTGAACGCTTCTCCAGCTGGCCTTTCGTGATCTATCGCTTCGTCCTCGGCCTCGTCATCCTCGCAGGCGCAGCGGCGGGAGTTCTTTGA
- a CDS encoding acyltransferase produces MTANKPVSPTAYLDLLRAVAIVLVVNSHLDDLYPIHQLGTGGVFGNELFFFISGYGLYLSYQASKEPIGGWLIRRLHRVYEPLFVVATFLVLVGDAPMHSFADFFWLYVIPLQFWFLPTIVGCYVPVYLIMSKMETKRAFAYLFAALAIAYVLLFSIFAEKTSWLTEHYNVQTEVTLPLRIIFYFGTMVMGVYAARFHANTKGKITDLVWLLISIAGFYLFVGSLGRFIPFEVQILDRIPALAFVVFAFRFARYPWLEQFVANYLSAPVTLLAGVALQIYLTHDFILRQDALREIPFPVNIMVFCVATLALSVLFEKLSLRPRKKRQRLKEPSQDVATMGANVGPGAGQGQTS; encoded by the coding sequence ATGACCGCAAACAAGCCCGTTAGCCCAACTGCGTACCTGGATCTGCTGCGCGCCGTCGCAATCGTCCTGGTGGTCAATTCGCATTTGGATGATCTCTACCCGATTCACCAACTGGGCACGGGCGGCGTATTCGGCAATGAGCTGTTCTTCTTCATTTCGGGATACGGGCTGTATTTGAGTTATCAGGCGAGCAAGGAGCCGATTGGAGGCTGGCTCATCCGACGGCTGCATCGCGTGTACGAGCCGCTCTTTGTCGTCGCGACTTTCCTTGTGCTGGTTGGCGACGCTCCCATGCACAGCTTCGCCGACTTCTTCTGGCTGTACGTGATACCGCTGCAATTCTGGTTTCTTCCAACCATTGTCGGTTGTTACGTTCCGGTCTACCTCATCATGTCGAAGATGGAGACGAAAAGGGCTTTCGCGTATCTCTTCGCCGCATTGGCCATTGCATATGTTCTTCTATTCTCGATCTTTGCTGAAAAGACCAGCTGGCTCACCGAGCACTACAATGTGCAGACGGAAGTAACTCTTCCACTGCGCATCATTTTCTACTTCGGCACCATGGTCATGGGTGTTTATGCAGCCCGGTTTCATGCCAACACCAAGGGCAAGATCACCGATCTGGTTTGGCTGCTGATCTCTATCGCCGGCTTTTATCTCTTCGTGGGCAGCCTTGGGCGTTTCATCCCATTCGAAGTGCAGATCCTGGATCGGATTCCGGCGCTTGCGTTCGTTGTTTTCGCTTTCCGTTTCGCGCGCTATCCATGGCTCGAGCAGTTTGTCGCCAACTATCTGAGTGCTCCTGTCACGCTTCTGGCTGGAGTTGCACTGCAAATCTACCTCACGCACGACTTCATCCTTCGCCAGGATGCGCTTCGAGAAATTCCATTTCCCGTCAACATCATGGTCTTCTGTGTAGCTACGCTGGCGCTGTCGGTTCTATTTGAGAAGCTCAGCCTAAGGCCGAGGAAGAAAAGGCAGCGACTTAAGGAGCCGTCGCAGGACGTGGCAACGATGGGTGCGAACGTCGGTCCCGGTGCCGGACAAGGCCAGACCTCCTGA
- a CDS encoding VpsF family polysaccharide biosynthesis protein (VpsF, distantly related to oligosaccharide ligases, is encoded next to the probable flippase VpsE.): protein MTDAAASISRPPPIRTVRLALPFAGRRIQAMLAVYVVVLFVFSATVLDFIGYDYSAIEGTQITKIHPSTYLLAIIFFAFVVTYPRKIDLARYYVATKLGAIFFFCATTFAIINIVVGGRSGFGMYFDTDLHLFLCCMLLPFVPPERMIELERFIHWFFAANAVLGIFELASGFNVFPLTTFSPDGTTTIEARSVALHGHPLHAATITSAYIVSLLVGGGKLLPPKWRVPMMGLQATAMIAYGGRTALLTTITILALAALWQILRFAGGKRFSRGAVTAAAAVIPLGIGIVSALALAGFFDQLLERFSNDGGSARSRLVMLPLWTSFSGGDLLWGPDPDYIRSQTYSFGLEWGIENPLVHISIYQGVFVTALIVLGLLLIFGEAFKRLEPRAIFPMIVYLLLINSFGSFAGRFLNMTIFLILISALFRRENVSSDHVV from the coding sequence ATGACAGACGCCGCCGCCTCGATTTCGCGCCCGCCGCCGATTAGAACGGTCAGGCTCGCTTTGCCTTTTGCCGGCCGACGCATCCAGGCGATGCTCGCCGTCTATGTCGTCGTTCTCTTTGTATTCTCGGCGACAGTGCTTGATTTCATCGGCTACGACTATTCGGCGATTGAAGGGACGCAGATCACCAAGATACATCCGTCGACCTATCTCCTCGCCATCATATTCTTTGCTTTCGTCGTTACGTACCCCCGGAAAATCGATCTCGCGCGCTACTACGTCGCGACCAAACTCGGTGCGATCTTTTTCTTCTGCGCGACGACGTTCGCCATTATCAACATCGTCGTCGGTGGACGAAGCGGTTTCGGAATGTATTTCGACACCGACCTGCATCTCTTCCTTTGCTGCATGTTGCTGCCGTTTGTCCCGCCGGAGCGCATGATCGAGCTCGAGCGGTTTATCCATTGGTTCTTTGCAGCGAATGCGGTTCTCGGCATTTTCGAACTTGCGTCGGGGTTCAATGTTTTCCCGCTCACGACCTTTTCTCCCGATGGAACGACGACCATCGAGGCTCGGTCGGTCGCGCTTCACGGCCACCCGCTACACGCCGCAACCATAACAAGCGCATACATCGTGAGTTTGCTGGTCGGCGGCGGCAAGCTGTTGCCGCCGAAGTGGCGGGTGCCGATGATGGGATTGCAGGCGACGGCCATGATTGCCTATGGCGGGCGCACAGCCTTGCTGACAACCATCACGATCCTCGCTCTCGCTGCCCTATGGCAAATCTTGAGATTTGCCGGAGGCAAGCGGTTTTCCCGCGGCGCAGTGACGGCCGCCGCTGCGGTGATTCCGCTCGGAATAGGGATCGTCTCTGCTTTGGCCTTGGCGGGCTTCTTTGATCAACTGCTTGAACGGTTCTCCAACGATGGCGGCAGCGCCCGCAGCCGCTTGGTGATGCTGCCGCTATGGACGTCGTTCAGCGGAGGCGACCTTCTGTGGGGCCCGGATCCGGACTACATCAGATCGCAGACGTATTCCTTCGGATTGGAGTGGGGCATCGAGAACCCCCTGGTCCATATCAGCATCTATCAAGGAGTGTTCGTCACGGCTCTCATCGTGCTGGGGCTGCTGCTCATCTTCGGTGAAGCGTTCAAGCGTCTCGAGCCGCGAGCGATATTTCCGATGATCGTCTACCTTCTGCTCATCAATTCGTTCGGATCGTTCGCCGGACGATTCCTCAACATGACGATCTTCCTGATCCTGATTTCCGCACTGTTCCGGCGAGAGAACGTTTCGAGCGACCACGTCGTCTAG
- a CDS encoding DUF1311 domain-containing protein: protein MLSRRPVIVAAMLVLGALPVCAQQSAEFDACMDKAEGVSTKMLDCGKAEIGKWDTRLNTAYQALLAGSKGDAHAQLLTEQRAWLKHHLSETHRLAADPDNGSVAFLDSQAFELKDISDRTLLLEKRVQAAR, encoded by the coding sequence ATGCTTTCGCGAAGGCCCGTCATTGTCGCGGCCATGCTCGTGCTCGGAGCTTTACCGGTCTGCGCGCAGCAAAGCGCCGAGTTTGATGCATGCATGGACAAGGCCGAGGGGGTGTCGACCAAGATGCTCGACTGCGGCAAGGCCGAAATCGGCAAGTGGGACACGCGGCTCAACACCGCCTATCAAGCCCTTCTCGCCGGCTCGAAGGGCGACGCCCACGCGCAATTGCTGACCGAGCAGCGGGCCTGGCTGAAGCATCACCTCAGCGAAACCCATCGCCTCGCCGCGGATCCCGACAACGGCTCCGTCGCGTTCCTCGATTCCCAGGCATTCGAATTGAAGGACATATCCGACCGCACGCTGCTGCTCGAAAAGCGCGTCCAGGCTGCGCGGTAG